In Gemmata obscuriglobus, a single genomic region encodes these proteins:
- a CDS encoding GDP-L-fucose synthase family protein produces the protein MGPLSGRRVLVTGGTGFLGRAVCAEVRKRRPGELIAPRKAQYDLTEQTAVRLMLDDHKPDLIIHLAAVVGGIGANRENPGLYFYQNAVMGIMLMEEARKRGVQKMVNIGTICAYPKFTPVPFKEDDLWNGYPEETNAPYGIAKKAQLVQAQAYRQQYGFNAIALLPVNLYGPGDNFDPKSSHVIPALIKKVVDAREAGLGHIDVWGTGAASREFLFVRDAAEGIVLAAERYDRPDPVNLGNGREITIRALTELICELCHFDGELRWDATKPDGQPRRCLDATRARERFGWSARTEFRAGLRETIVWYEQLRATQTPLPPAPRALAPLGTEPLAALASTHPR, from the coding sequence ATGGGTCCGTTATCGGGCCGGCGGGTGCTAGTCACCGGTGGTACCGGGTTCCTCGGTCGGGCGGTGTGCGCGGAAGTGCGCAAGCGCCGGCCCGGCGAACTCATCGCCCCCCGCAAGGCGCAGTACGACCTAACCGAACAGACGGCCGTCCGACTGATGCTCGACGACCACAAGCCGGACCTCATCATCCACCTCGCGGCGGTGGTCGGCGGGATCGGCGCGAACCGCGAGAACCCCGGGCTGTACTTCTACCAGAACGCGGTCATGGGCATCATGCTCATGGAGGAGGCGCGCAAGCGCGGCGTCCAGAAGATGGTGAACATCGGGACCATCTGCGCGTACCCGAAGTTCACCCCGGTGCCGTTCAAAGAGGACGACCTCTGGAACGGTTACCCGGAAGAAACGAACGCGCCCTACGGGATCGCCAAGAAAGCGCAGCTGGTCCAGGCGCAGGCGTACCGGCAGCAGTACGGGTTCAACGCAATCGCGCTGCTGCCCGTGAACCTCTACGGGCCGGGCGACAACTTCGACCCGAAGTCGAGCCACGTCATTCCGGCGCTCATCAAGAAGGTTGTGGACGCCCGCGAAGCCGGACTGGGACACATCGACGTGTGGGGCACCGGGGCGGCGTCGCGCGAGTTCCTGTTCGTCCGGGACGCGGCGGAGGGCATCGTGCTCGCCGCCGAGCGCTACGACCGCCCCGACCCGGTGAACCTCGGGAACGGGCGCGAGATCACCATCCGCGCGCTGACCGAATTAATTTGCGAGCTGTGCCACTTCGACGGCGAACTGCGCTGGGACGCCACCAAGCCGGACGGCCAGCCGCGCCGGTGCCTGGACGCGACCCGGGCGCGCGAGCGGTTCGGGTGGTCGGCCCGCACCGAGTTCCGCGCCGGCCTGCGCGAAACGATCGTCTGGTACGAGCAGCTCCGGGCGACACAGACGCCCCTCCCGCCCGCGCCGCGGGCCCTGGCGCCGCTGGGCACCGAACCGCTCGCGGCGCTCGCCTCCACGCACCCACGATGA
- a CDS encoding glycosyltransferase translates to MTPLRILHVIPAVAPRYGGPSAAIVPMCEALNALGGVTADVATTDVDGAGAYDASQWPARNTPLRLFPVSRRTGARWAHSAPLARWLDGHVRSYDVVHVHSAWLHSTYAACRAARRHRVPVVYRPCGTLSPYTWARNRLMKAAYWVGFERSNVRSAAAFHCTSDDEAAELRLYRGLKAPVVVQPLGVAPDAWTAPTRGAALRERCGLPADGPPVVLFLSRMHPKKGVTDLLLPAFARLTRSATLVIAGGADGSAPDYLNEIARTIERLGLTARVRVLGPVRSPDRWELFDGAAVLALPSHQENFGLVVAESMARGVPVVVSDQVQIAPHVVAAKAGAVVPRDVDALAAALDALLEHPAGRAATGTRGREYARAVFDWAAVAARLRDLYRTLTK, encoded by the coding sequence ATGACGCCGCTCCGCATCCTCCACGTGATCCCCGCCGTCGCGCCGCGGTACGGCGGCCCGAGCGCCGCCATCGTGCCGATGTGCGAAGCCCTCAACGCGCTCGGGGGCGTCACCGCGGACGTGGCGACCACAGACGTCGATGGCGCGGGCGCGTACGACGCATCCCAGTGGCCCGCACGGAACACCCCACTACGCCTCTTCCCGGTCAGTCGCAGAACGGGCGCGCGCTGGGCGCACTCCGCGCCCCTCGCCCGATGGTTGGACGGGCACGTTCGGTCTTACGACGTCGTCCACGTTCATTCCGCGTGGCTGCACTCGACCTACGCGGCCTGCCGGGCGGCCCGGCGGCACCGCGTGCCCGTTGTGTACCGCCCGTGCGGGACGCTGTCGCCGTACACCTGGGCGCGTAACCGGCTGATGAAAGCGGCGTACTGGGTCGGCTTCGAGCGGTCGAACGTCCGGTCGGCCGCCGCGTTCCATTGCACCAGCGACGACGAGGCGGCCGAACTGCGCCTGTACCGCGGGCTGAAAGCCCCGGTGGTTGTTCAGCCGCTCGGCGTTGCCCCCGACGCGTGGACCGCTCCGACGCGCGGAGCGGCTCTGCGCGAGCGGTGCGGCCTCCCGGCCGACGGCCCGCCGGTCGTCCTCTTCCTGTCGCGGATGCACCCCAAGAAGGGCGTGACGGACCTGCTCCTGCCCGCGTTCGCCAGGCTCACGCGGTCCGCAACGCTCGTGATCGCCGGCGGCGCCGACGGGTCGGCGCCGGACTACCTGAACGAGATCGCGCGAACCATCGAGCGGCTCGGGCTGACGGCGCGCGTGCGCGTTCTCGGCCCGGTCCGCTCGCCCGACCGGTGGGAACTGTTCGACGGCGCGGCGGTGCTCGCGCTGCCGAGCCACCAGGAGAATTTTGGCCTCGTGGTCGCCGAGTCGATGGCCCGCGGCGTCCCGGTGGTGGTGTCCGACCAGGTTCAGATCGCACCCCATGTCGTGGCCGCGAAGGCGGGGGCGGTCGTTCCCCGCGACGTGGACGCGCTCGCCGCCGCGCTCGACGCGTTGTTGGAGCACCCGGCGGGGCGGGCCGCGACCGGGACCCGCGGCCGGGAGTACGCGCGAGCGGTCTTCGATTGGGCCGCAGTGGCGGCGCGACTCCGCGACCTCTACCGCACACTGACAAAGTGA
- a CDS encoding glycosyl transferase group 1, whose product MARPRICLIGPGAPSSNPRLVKEADALAGAGYPVRVVCGTGHSLGTDLDDELFRARGWQVVQVPLGAKWQRAARVLRQRAAAALVRLGMCHTRSVTAWAESELVVRLARAAAAEPADLYIGHYLPGLCAAFRAARRHGTKFGFDAEDSHVDELPDSTEHRNRRTARESLERGLLARCSHLTASSPLVAGAYERRYGRCPATVLNVFPRSEAPREPVPTAYLKGEGRPTLYWFSQTVGPGRGLEAVVAAMGLMVTPVVLHLRGVPAAGYRERLDAHAAAHGVRGRIVWHPAAAPGEMVRLAGAFDLGFGTETGFTPNNSIALSNKIFTYLLAGVPVVLSRTPAQVRLAGELGDAGALVDLGSPGEFARTLDALVLDRDGLARRRAAAWRLGRDRYNWDIEQKAFLASVGTALHG is encoded by the coding sequence GTGGCCCGCCCGCGAATCTGTCTGATCGGCCCCGGGGCGCCGTCCTCGAACCCGCGGCTCGTCAAAGAAGCGGACGCCCTCGCGGGGGCCGGGTACCCGGTTCGCGTCGTGTGCGGGACCGGGCACTCGCTCGGCACCGATCTCGATGACGAGCTGTTCCGGGCGCGCGGGTGGCAGGTGGTCCAGGTGCCGTTGGGGGCCAAGTGGCAACGGGCGGCCCGCGTCTTGCGACAGCGGGCGGCGGCGGCTCTCGTTCGGCTCGGAATGTGTCACACGCGGTCCGTGACCGCGTGGGCCGAATCGGAACTCGTCGTGCGGCTGGCACGCGCCGCCGCGGCCGAACCGGCCGACCTCTACATCGGGCACTATCTACCCGGACTGTGCGCGGCCTTCCGGGCGGCCCGTCGGCACGGCACGAAGTTCGGGTTCGACGCCGAAGACAGTCACGTTGACGAACTCCCCGACTCAACGGAACACCGGAACAGGCGCACCGCCCGCGAGTCGCTCGAACGCGGGTTGCTCGCCCGGTGCTCGCACCTCACGGCTTCGAGCCCGCTGGTCGCGGGCGCCTACGAGCGCCGCTACGGCCGGTGCCCGGCGACCGTCTTGAACGTGTTTCCGCGGTCCGAAGCGCCCCGCGAGCCGGTTCCCACCGCGTACTTGAAGGGCGAGGGCCGACCGACGCTCTACTGGTTCAGCCAGACGGTCGGGCCGGGGCGCGGGCTGGAAGCGGTCGTCGCCGCGATGGGTTTAATGGTCACGCCGGTCGTGCTGCACCTGCGCGGCGTTCCCGCCGCCGGGTACCGCGAACGACTGGACGCGCACGCGGCCGCGCACGGGGTCCGCGGGCGGATCGTGTGGCACCCGGCGGCCGCGCCGGGCGAGATGGTCCGGCTCGCCGGTGCGTTCGACCTGGGCTTCGGGACGGAAACCGGCTTCACTCCGAACAACTCGATCGCGCTGTCGAACAAGATCTTCACCTACCTCCTCGCGGGCGTCCCGGTTGTCCTGAGCCGAACGCCGGCCCAGGTGCGGCTCGCGGGCGAACTGGGGGACGCCGGCGCGCTGGTCGACCTCGGCAGCCCGGGAGAATTTGCCCGCACGCTCGACGCCCTCGTGCTCGACCGCGACGGGCTCGCCCGGCGCCGGGCAGCGGCGTGGCGCCTCGGTCGCGACCGCTACAACTGGGACATCGAGCAGAAGGCGTTCCTCGCTTCTGTCGGAACCGCTCTGCACGGTTAG
- a CDS encoding glycosyltransferase family 2 protein, producing MTARATLPVTVVVAVRNEEINIRKCLTALGPARRVIVADSHSTDRTAAVATELGAEVVQFRYTGGYPKKRQWVLDTVPIATEWVLFLDADEEVPPALWDEIRAAVADPQAPNGFLIVKGFHFLGRRFRFGGFSFAAVLLVRLGRARFERLVDDATTALDMEVHERVIVDGAVGTLRTPLIHDDFKGLNAYLDRHNKYSTWEAKLRHTFLTTGRYGDAPIAPRLFGNAQERRRFLKRWVLRLPCESLIWFAYHYFVRLGFLEGRPGLVASRIRADYIAAVRAKMYELQRQVDSK from the coding sequence ATGACCGCCCGAGCCACACTACCCGTCACGGTCGTCGTCGCGGTGCGGAACGAGGAGATCAACATCCGCAAGTGCCTCACCGCGCTCGGCCCCGCCCGACGGGTGATCGTCGCGGACTCGCACAGCACCGACCGCACGGCCGCCGTCGCCACCGAGCTTGGGGCCGAAGTCGTCCAGTTCCGTTACACCGGCGGCTACCCGAAGAAGCGGCAATGGGTGCTCGACACGGTCCCGATCGCAACCGAATGGGTGCTGTTCCTCGACGCCGACGAAGAGGTCCCCCCGGCGCTGTGGGACGAGATCCGAGCCGCGGTCGCGGACCCGCAGGCGCCCAACGGGTTCCTGATCGTGAAAGGCTTCCACTTCCTCGGCCGGCGGTTCCGGTTCGGCGGCTTCTCCTTCGCCGCGGTCCTCCTGGTGCGGCTCGGCAGAGCCCGATTCGAGCGGCTGGTCGATGACGCGACCACCGCCCTCGACATGGAAGTTCACGAGCGGGTGATCGTGGACGGTGCGGTTGGGACGCTGCGCACGCCCCTCATCCACGACGATTTCAAGGGGCTGAACGCGTACCTCGACCGGCACAACAAGTACTCGACCTGGGAGGCCAAACTCCGCCACACGTTCCTGACAACCGGGCGGTACGGCGACGCCCCGATCGCGCCGCGCCTGTTCGGCAACGCGCAGGAGCGGCGCCGCTTCCTGAAGAGGTGGGTGCTCCGGTTGCCGTGCGAATCGCTGATCTGGTTCGCCTACCACTACTTCGTCCGGTTGGGCTTCCTGGAGGGCCGGCCCGGGTTAGTTGCCAGCCGCATCAGGGCCGACTACATCGCGGCGGTCCGGGCAAAAATGTACGAGCTTCAACGACAAGTAGATAGCAAGTAG
- a CDS encoding glycosyltransferase family 4 protein: MTPTDPLPAARARAERPRVLFAATSLDAGSGGIQRVARLMGRVLLEDFADRATVSLLSLHDKAPAADVGAPVRCAGGSRLRMACHALRTRGTHLITDTCNLGQLRRLPGLKRPHLTALHGIEIWEGAKPAWVSSAKAATVQMFNSDYTRRRAELVHGRFDRADVCWLATETDRAPPARPRHSASAEVLVVGRMVADRDKGHRDLIAAWPSVVDAVPGATLRIVGRGPGQAALEALAAQSGAGRSIVFEGFATEERIDELYARATAFAMPSRGEGFGIVYIEAMRHGLPVVASVHDAAPEVVLDGGTGFTVDLDAPGQLANRVIRLLREPELAERFGAAARCRWAEHFRFSCFRKRFGDILGRFLR, encoded by the coding sequence ATGACCCCAACCGACCCACTCCCCGCCGCCCGCGCGCGAGCGGAGCGGCCGCGGGTTCTGTTCGCGGCGACCTCGCTGGACGCCGGGTCCGGCGGGATCCAGCGCGTCGCCCGGCTGATGGGCCGCGTCCTCCTCGAAGACTTCGCCGACCGCGCGACGGTTTCGCTCCTGAGCTTGCACGACAAGGCCCCCGCCGCCGACGTCGGCGCCCCGGTCCGGTGCGCCGGCGGCTCGCGGTTGCGGATGGCGTGCCACGCGCTCCGGACGCGCGGCACGCACCTCATCACGGACACCTGCAACCTCGGTCAACTCCGCCGCCTCCCGGGGCTGAAACGCCCCCACCTCACGGCGCTCCACGGCATCGAGATCTGGGAAGGCGCCAAACCCGCCTGGGTGTCGAGTGCGAAGGCCGCGACCGTCCAGATGTTCAACTCGGACTACACCCGCCGCCGAGCCGAGTTAGTTCACGGCCGGTTCGATCGCGCGGACGTGTGCTGGCTGGCGACGGAAACCGATCGCGCGCCGCCGGCGCGTCCGCGCCATTCCGCTTCGGCAGAAGTGCTTGTGGTCGGGCGCATGGTCGCGGACCGCGACAAGGGCCACCGCGACCTGATCGCGGCCTGGCCGTCGGTCGTCGATGCGGTGCCCGGCGCCACGCTCCGGATCGTCGGGCGCGGGCCGGGGCAAGCGGCCCTGGAGGCGCTCGCCGCGCAGAGCGGTGCCGGCCGGAGCATCGTGTTCGAAGGGTTCGCGACCGAAGAGCGCATCGACGAGTTGTACGCACGCGCCACGGCGTTCGCGATGCCGAGCCGCGGGGAGGGGTTCGGCATCGTGTACATCGAGGCGATGCGGCACGGGCTGCCGGTCGTCGCGTCGGTGCACGACGCCGCCCCCGAGGTCGTGCTCGACGGCGGAACCGGATTCACGGTCGATTTGGACGCACCGGGGCAACTGGCGAACCGCGTCATTCGACTATTGAGGGAGCCGGAGCTGGCTGAGCGGTTCGGCGCGGCCGCGCGGTGCCGGTGGGCGGAGCACTTCCGCTTCTCCTGTTTCCGAAAGCGGTTCGGTGACATCCTGGGTCGGTTCCTCCGATGA
- a CDS encoding glycosyltransferase family 4 protein produces the protein MTKLAIVTTHPVQYYAPWFRHLAERSGLAVRVFYLWDFGVSGRVDPTFGVRVTWDLPLLDGYEHEFVPNRSRRPGTNSFWGIDNPGLLARLKPFAPDAVLCLGYNYATFAKLLLSRPRYPLILRGDSHRLVPRSGLKARLKRAALARVFRRFAAFLSVGQANREYYRLHGVPEDKLVFCPHAVDNDRFTRSRVTAEPEAREWKAALGIPGDHRVVLFAGKFEPKKRPLDLLEAFRRAAPGRASLLFVGNGPQEPELRRAAAGVPNVFFAPFQNQSRMPRTYAAADLVVLPSYGSGETWGLCVNEAMCLGRPVIVSSHVGCGPDLVRDDETGGTFPAGDVGALAARLRAALADPSTLAAWGRAGEARVGRYSYEHATAGLLTCLTRLKPSAGAAPEAGTIGHAR, from the coding sequence GTGACCAAACTCGCGATCGTCACCACGCACCCGGTGCAGTACTACGCCCCGTGGTTCCGCCACCTCGCGGAACGGTCGGGGCTCGCGGTGCGCGTGTTCTACCTCTGGGATTTCGGCGTCTCGGGGCGGGTCGATCCCACGTTCGGGGTTCGTGTGACCTGGGACCTCCCCCTGCTGGACGGGTACGAACACGAGTTCGTCCCGAACCGCAGCCGCCGGCCGGGCACGAACTCGTTCTGGGGGATCGACAACCCCGGCCTGCTCGCGCGACTCAAGCCGTTCGCGCCGGACGCGGTCCTGTGCCTGGGCTACAACTACGCGACCTTCGCGAAGCTCCTCCTTTCGCGGCCGCGGTACCCGCTCATCCTCAGGGGCGACTCGCACCGGCTCGTTCCGCGGTCGGGGTTGAAGGCGCGGCTCAAGCGCGCGGCGCTGGCCCGCGTGTTCCGCCGGTTCGCCGCGTTCCTCTCCGTCGGGCAGGCGAACCGCGAATACTACCGACTTCACGGCGTCCCGGAGGACAAACTCGTCTTCTGCCCGCACGCGGTCGACAACGACCGGTTCACCCGGAGCCGCGTGACCGCCGAACCGGAAGCGCGCGAGTGGAAAGCGGCCCTCGGCATCCCGGGGGATCACCGGGTCGTGTTGTTCGCGGGGAAGTTCGAACCGAAGAAGCGGCCGCTCGACCTACTGGAAGCGTTTCGGCGCGCCGCGCCTGGGCGAGCATCCCTGCTGTTCGTCGGCAACGGGCCGCAAGAGCCCGAGCTGCGCCGCGCGGCGGCGGGTGTTCCGAACGTGTTCTTCGCGCCGTTTCAGAATCAGTCGCGGATGCCCCGAACGTATGCCGCGGCCGACCTCGTCGTCCTGCCGAGTTACGGGTCGGGCGAGACCTGGGGGCTGTGTGTCAACGAGGCCATGTGCCTCGGCCGACCGGTCATCGTGAGTTCGCACGTCGGGTGCGGCCCCGACCTCGTTCGCGACGACGAGACCGGCGGCACCTTCCCGGCGGGCGACGTCGGCGCCCTCGCGGCCCGGTTGCGCGCGGCCCTCGCGGACCCGAGCACGCTCGCGGCGTGGGGGCGGGCGGGCGAAGCGCGTGTCGGCCGTTACAGCTACGAACACGCCACCGCCGGCCTCCTCACCTGCCTGACCCGGCTGAAGCCCTCTGCCGGCGCTGCACCCGAAGCCGGGACGATCGGACACGCGCGATGA
- a CDS encoding glycosyltransferase family 4 protein, translating into MRITILGGPFQPFPPAPGGAVERVWHGLAEEFAAQGHTVTVLCKAGAGQKAEETVKGVRYVRRTGFTAGPRLLPNLVKDLGYSLQMQRLLPPADVLVTHSFWGPVVAHLRRGVGRVVVHVARMPKGQLRLYDRAARLNVPSSAVRDAIAEERPKLLAKVRVVPYPADGRFTPPAEKRPRKPQPTVLFAGRIHPEKGLDLLVEAFARLDPVRFPARLRIVGPWLVAQGGAGGEYRSALAAKSAGRAVELVEPIFDRVGLANEYRAADLFCYPSLAEAGETFGVAPLEAMATGLPPVVSDLACFRDFITDGATGVVFDHRRPDPAGRLAGQLGRLLGAPALREQIAGRAASRAAGHTLPRVAAAHLRDFEEVLSE; encoded by the coding sequence GTGCGAATCACCATCTTGGGCGGGCCGTTTCAACCGTTCCCACCGGCCCCCGGCGGGGCCGTCGAGCGGGTCTGGCACGGGCTGGCCGAAGAGTTCGCGGCACAGGGCCACACGGTCACGGTCCTCTGCAAAGCGGGCGCCGGGCAGAAGGCCGAGGAGACCGTCAAGGGGGTGCGGTACGTTCGTCGGACCGGGTTCACGGCCGGTCCGCGGCTCCTCCCGAATCTCGTAAAGGATCTGGGCTATTCGCTCCAGATGCAGCGGCTGCTCCCCCCGGCCGACGTCCTCGTCACGCACAGCTTTTGGGGGCCGGTGGTGGCCCACCTCCGGCGCGGGGTCGGGCGGGTCGTCGTCCACGTCGCCCGGATGCCGAAGGGCCAGCTCCGGTTGTACGACCGCGCCGCCCGGTTGAACGTGCCGTCCTCGGCGGTCCGTGACGCGATCGCCGAAGAGCGCCCCAAACTGCTCGCGAAGGTGCGAGTCGTCCCGTACCCGGCCGACGGGCGGTTCACGCCTCCCGCTGAGAAGCGCCCGCGCAAGCCCCAGCCCACGGTGCTGTTCGCCGGGCGCATCCACCCCGAGAAGGGCCTCGACCTGCTGGTCGAGGCGTTCGCGCGGTTGGACCCGGTGCGGTTCCCGGCGCGCCTGCGGATCGTCGGCCCGTGGCTCGTCGCGCAAGGCGGGGCCGGGGGCGAATACCGGTCCGCGCTCGCGGCCAAATCGGCCGGCCGCGCGGTCGAGCTGGTCGAACCGATCTTCGACCGCGTCGGGCTGGCGAACGAGTACCGCGCCGCGGACCTGTTCTGCTACCCGTCGCTGGCCGAAGCCGGGGAGACGTTCGGCGTCGCGCCGCTGGAAGCGATGGCCACCGGGTTGCCCCCGGTCGTCTCCGACCTCGCCTGCTTCCGCGACTTCATCACCGACGGCGCGACCGGGGTCGTGTTCGACCACCGCCGCCCGGACCCGGCGGGGCGGTTGGCCGGGCAACTCGGCCGGCTCCTCGGCGCCCCCGCCCTTCGCGAGCAGATCGCCGGCCGCGCGGCGAGCCGGGCCGCGGGGCACACGCTCCCGCGCGTGGCCGCGGCCCACCTCCGGGACTTTGAAGAAGTGCTCTCCGAATGA
- a CDS encoding glycosyltransferase — MRRVLIVSPHFPPVNAPDCQRVRMALPHLREFGWDAHVLAVDPSGVEGFLDPDLARTLPAGQAVTRVPAVPAWLTRAVGFGGLWLRAGRRLAAAGAELLRRERFDLVFFSTTIFSAMKLGPRWLRRFGVPYVIDLQDPWVSDYYSRTGTPPPGGRLRYALAQWGARRAEPTVVRHAGHVATVSPAYADTLRARYPDVPAERYTVLPFAAAASDFQVVAERKIEHGLFDPADGLRHWVYLGRGGADLAPALRGLFGAFAAVRRSDARADRVRMHFVGTSYAKKGLARESVRPLARAAGLAAVVTEQTDRLPYLRGVSLLRAAGALLVVGSDDPSYSASKVYPYIMARRPLLAVLHENSPAAAVITACRAGEVVPFASGESTEALAARLAPALGRLLAATGTEPPTDWAAFAPYTAREMTRVLCRAFDSALPSPHRTGPR; from the coding sequence ATGCGTCGCGTACTGATCGTGAGTCCGCACTTTCCGCCAGTAAACGCCCCGGACTGCCAGCGGGTGCGGATGGCGCTCCCGCACCTGCGCGAGTTCGGCTGGGACGCGCACGTGCTGGCCGTCGACCCGTCCGGAGTCGAAGGCTTTCTGGACCCCGACCTCGCGCGGACGCTCCCCGCGGGGCAGGCGGTCACCCGCGTGCCCGCGGTTCCCGCCTGGCTGACCCGGGCGGTCGGGTTCGGCGGCCTCTGGCTCCGCGCCGGTCGGCGGCTCGCGGCCGCCGGGGCGGAACTGCTGCGGCGCGAGCGGTTCGATCTGGTGTTCTTCTCCACCACCATCTTCTCCGCGATGAAGCTCGGGCCGCGCTGGCTCCGGCGGTTCGGCGTGCCGTATGTAATCGACCTCCAAGACCCGTGGGTCAGCGACTACTACTCCCGCACGGGCACGCCCCCCCCGGGCGGGCGCCTCCGCTACGCGCTCGCACAGTGGGGCGCCCGGCGGGCCGAGCCGACGGTGGTGCGACACGCCGGGCACGTTGCGACCGTTTCGCCCGCGTACGCCGATACGCTCCGGGCGCGCTACCCCGATGTCCCCGCCGAGCGCTACACGGTGCTGCCGTTCGCGGCGGCGGCGAGCGACTTTCAGGTGGTCGCGGAACGCAAGATCGAACACGGGTTGTTCGACCCCGCGGACGGGTTGCGGCACTGGGTGTACCTCGGGCGCGGCGGCGCGGACCTCGCCCCGGCCCTGCGCGGGCTGTTCGGCGCCTTTGCGGCCGTTCGCCGCTCGGACGCGCGTGCGGACCGCGTGCGCATGCACTTCGTCGGGACGAGTTACGCGAAGAAGGGGCTGGCGCGCGAATCCGTTCGCCCGCTTGCGCGGGCCGCGGGGCTCGCGGCCGTGGTGACCGAACAGACCGACCGGTTGCCGTACCTGCGCGGGGTGTCGCTGCTGCGCGCCGCGGGCGCGCTGCTCGTCGTCGGCTCGGACGACCCGAGCTACAGCGCCTCGAAGGTGTACCCGTACATCATGGCCCGGCGGCCCCTGCTGGCGGTCCTCCACGAGAACAGCCCGGCGGCCGCGGTCATCACCGCGTGCCGGGCCGGTGAGGTGGTGCCGTTCGCGTCGGGCGAAAGTACCGAGGCCCTCGCCGCCCGCCTCGCGCCGGCGCTCGGCCGCCTGCTCGCCGCGACCGGCACCGAACCGCCCACCGACTGGGCCGCGTTCGCGCCCTACACCGCGCGCGAAATGACCCGGGTGTTGTGCCGCGCGTTCGACTCCGCGCTCCCCTCGCCCCACCGAACCGGCCCCCGATGA
- a CDS encoding glycosyltransferase, with protein MRVLLTADPEIPVPPLTYGGIERIVADLAAGLRERGHAVGLAAHRGSTAPVDAFFPWPGAASQNLRDTVRNTRALARAVNAFRPDVVHSFSRLMYLLPLLPGRLPKVMSYQRNPSLRTTRWAQRLAGRTLRFTGCSGYICAIGRRAGGTWDAVPNFVDLTKYTFRASVPADAPFVFLSRVEHIKGAHVAIAVAKRAGRPLVIAGNHASDDTPNGRYWREQIQPHLGRNGIEYVGPVNDAQKNELLGRAAAMLVPIQWNEPFGIVFAEALACGTPVISCPRGALPEIIRNGTEGFLAETEEALAVASRRVGEIDRAACRARAESAFSAGRVISRYERLYTEAARGGPRTRSLTGQVT; from the coding sequence ATGCGCGTCTTGCTCACCGCCGACCCCGAGATCCCGGTCCCGCCGCTCACCTACGGCGGGATCGAGCGGATCGTTGCCGACCTCGCGGCCGGTCTGCGGGAGCGCGGCCACGCCGTCGGACTGGCGGCGCACCGGGGTTCCACCGCGCCGGTCGACGCGTTCTTCCCGTGGCCCGGCGCCGCCTCGCAGAACCTGCGCGACACGGTCCGAAACACCCGCGCCCTCGCGCGAGCCGTGAACGCGTTCCGGCCGGACGTGGTCCACAGTTTCTCGCGGCTGATGTACTTGCTCCCTCTGTTGCCCGGGCGGCTGCCGAAGGTCATGTCCTACCAGCGCAACCCGAGTCTGCGAACGACCCGATGGGCACAGCGCCTCGCGGGCCGAACGCTCCGGTTCACGGGGTGCAGCGGGTACATCTGCGCAATCGGGCGACGGGCCGGCGGAACCTGGGACGCGGTCCCGAATTTCGTCGATCTCACGAAGTACACCTTCCGGGCGAGCGTGCCTGCCGATGCGCCGTTCGTCTTTTTGAGCCGGGTCGAACACATCAAGGGCGCCCATGTCGCCATCGCGGTCGCGAAACGCGCGGGCCGGCCGCTCGTGATCGCCGGGAACCACGCGTCCGACGACACCCCGAACGGGCGGTACTGGCGCGAACAGATTCAGCCGCACCTCGGGCGGAACGGGATCGAGTACGTCGGACCCGTGAACGACGCGCAGAAGAACGAGTTGCTCGGTCGCGCGGCGGCGATGCTCGTTCCGATCCAGTGGAACGAGCCGTTCGGGATCGTGTTCGCCGAAGCGCTGGCCTGCGGGACACCGGTCATCAGTTGCCCGCGCGGCGCACTGCCCGAAATCATTCGCAACGGGACCGAGGGCTTTTTGGCCGAGACCGAAGAGGCCCTCGCGGTCGCCTCGCGCCGGGTCGGTGAGATCGACCGCGCCGCGTGCCGGGCGCGGGCCGAATCGGCGTTCTCAGCGGGACGCGTGATTTCCCGATACGAGCGCCTGTACACCGAAGCCGCACGGGGCGGGCCACGAACCCGCTCGCTGACCGGGCAGGTGACCTGA
- a CDS encoding DapH/DapD/GlmU-related protein: MTNLSQTELRTMPQATAYASPWSLGVRARLALWGLVWLTLFRPTPKPLSFWRVFLLRAFGATVRGTPFVSQSAVVKMPWLLTLEDRACLGPGSEVYNLDRVTLGARCTVAQHAYLCGGTHDFTHPDLPLIVGTIVIGDDAFVGARAFVLPGVRVGAGAVVGACAVVTKDVEPGTVVAGNPARFVKRRELK, encoded by the coding sequence ATGACGAACTTGTCCCAAACCGAACTGCGGACGATGCCACAAGCCACCGCCTACGCCTCGCCGTGGTCGCTCGGCGTGCGCGCCCGTCTGGCGCTGTGGGGGCTCGTCTGGCTGACGCTGTTCCGGCCCACCCCCAAGCCGCTTTCGTTTTGGCGCGTGTTCCTGCTGCGGGCGTTCGGGGCGACGGTGCGCGGGACGCCGTTCGTGTCGCAGTCCGCGGTCGTCAAGATGCCGTGGCTGCTGACGCTCGAAGACCGTGCGTGTCTCGGCCCGGGGAGCGAGGTTTACAACCTCGACCGGGTCACGCTCGGGGCGCGCTGCACGGTCGCGCAGCACGCGTACTTGTGCGGCGGGACGCACGATTTCACGCACCCGGACCTGCCCCTGATCGTCGGTACGATCGTCATCGGGGACGACGCCTTCGTCGGCGCGCGGGCGTTCGTGCTTCCGGGGGTGCGGGTGGGCGCGGGTGCCGTTGTCGGCGCGTGCGCGGTCGTCACGAAGGACGTCGAGCCCGGGACGGTCGTCGCGGGGAACCCGGCCCGGTTCGTCAAGCGCCGGGAACTGAAATGA